The window TTAGTAGTATAAACAGAGTAAGTACTGCTAATGGTATGATCTTCTACTTCCATTTTTGAATAAGTTGATCCAAAAACAGAATCACTAAATTTCTCCCAATTACTTTCTAATTTTTTAGGAATCAAGATCACGTCTCCATCAAAACTTTTATGGAAGTCTGCATAAAGGAATAAACCACGATAGTATTTAATGGTATCTCGCACAAAACCAAATTCTACTATAGGTTCAACGCCGTCTTCCTGATTAAACAATCCATGGATTATGGCTATAGGAAATAACAAAATGGCGAGAATAAATGCACCAAATGATTTTAACCAATTAATATCTTTTCTATAAAACGCAACTTCAGTAAAATCAACAGCCACATTATCTACTGTTCCTGTTACACGATCTTCTCCATGAATGAAAACATTATTTTTAAAAAATGATTTATTAAAAAAACCACTATTACTTAATGCCTCGTTGTTGATACCAAATGGATGGTATTCATAATTAGGATGGACCTCTTTAAAAATTTGAGGTAAAACATCTTCCTTAACGTAGTCGTGGTAACTCTCCTTCGGATGTGGTACAAAGCTCAGTCCTATATAAATTGCAAATAGTAAAATAAGCCAAAGCCAAAACGGTGGAAAAAAAATCCCGACCACTATGACTGCAACTGTAGCAATTTGCAGTAAAAAATTGAGAGGTAATATGGTTATTTTATACAAGCCGTAAAAGCGTTTTAATTTAATACGCTTTTTTTCTAATTGAGTTGCTTTAGTTTCCAGCAATTGAAAGAGTTGATGCTCCATGAATTTGATTATTTAAATAAAGAACTAACGTTTGGGTTACTTTTCTCACTTTCGCTAGCTTCAAAATATATAGCTGGCTTGTATTCTAAATATGCGGCTATCACATTAGTAGGAATACTTACTATTTTATCATTAAGAGCAAGAACATTAGAATTATAAGCTCTTCTTGCGCCGCTTATTTGTTCTTCCATCTCCGTAAGCGTTCTTTGCAACTGGATCATATTCTCGTTAGACTTCAAATCTGGATAGTTTTCCATAGAAACATTGATGCCTCCTAAAAGTTGGGACATTTGATTTTCCATCTCAAAACGTTCTTCTTTAGAAGTTGCATTGGGAATTTTACTTCTCAACGAAGTAATACTTTCAAAGACTTCTTTTTCATGATTCATATATTCTTTTACACTTTCAACAAGATTAGGAATAAGATCGTATCGCTTTTTAAGAACTACATCAATACCACTGTAACTCATGTCTACCCTATTCTTCTGTCGTACCATACCGTTATAAACAATTAATAATACAGGAATCCCAATGAAACAAAACGGACTTGTAACGATAAGAAAAACAATGATGATAATTAAAGCAGTAGACTTACTCATTTGAATAACTATTATGCTGCAAAATACTTCATTTAGCGCTTTAAAAAAAGGTTCATAATGAACCAACAACATATTTTAACTAAATAATTAGTTTAAACTAAAAACTTAGTTTATATTTGAACTAAGTTTTTAGTTAATCTTTTATATTTATGAAAACACTCACTACTGCCGAAGAAGACATTATGCAACACCTTTGGGTGCTTAAGGAAGCAAACGTTGCTCAAATCATTGAGCAAATGCCTGAACCTAAGCCAGCTTACAATACCGTTTCTACTATTATAAGAATTTTAGAGAATAAAGAGTTTGTCGATTACCGTAAAGAAGGTCGTGGACACATTTATTTTCCTAAGGTTTCTAAAAGTGCCTATTCTAAAGCAACGGCAAATAAATTAGCTAGTAATTATTTTAAAGGATCTTATAAAAGCATGGTCTCCTTTTTTATGCAACAAGAAGATTTGAGTGTTAAAGACTTAGAAGAAATATTAAACGAAATAAACAAAAAGAAATCATGATACAGCATTTGATCCACAGTTCGGTATTGGCTTTTTTATTTTATAGCGTTTACCATTTGTTTCTAAGAAAAGAGACTTTTTTTCAATGGAACAGAGCTTATTTGCTTGCCATTCCTCTATTAAGTATTGTAATACCGTTTATCAGTGCTCCTTTTAGTATTGAATTAGCACCATTAAATGAAACTGTTATTGCACCAGTATCTCTAGAAATGTCAGAAACGTTAGTGATTACAGATAATGCAACTACTGCTCCTATAGAAAAGCCTATTGATTACCTGATGATCGCATTCCTTATATATGGAATAGGTGTTTTTATAAGTCTATTATTATTTCTCTATAAAATTTCAACCATAAAAGAAATTATTAGAAAAGGAACGACTCAATTTACTAATGGACTTTTAATAACGAAAACAAATCAAAAGCTCACCGCTTTTTCATTCTTTAATAATATAGTTATTGATGAAAATATAAATCCAGAAAAAACAGAAGAAATCATTGCACATGAGCGTATTCATATAAAACAGCTTCACTCCTATGATTTAGTCGCTTATGAGATCTGCAAAATTATTTTTTGGTTCCATCCTATTCCTTATATAGCACAACGTGAGTTGAAGTTAGTTCATGAATATATCGTAGATCAATTCTTCTTGAAAAATCAAGAAAGTAATACCTATCAAGAATCTTTATTAAAAGCCGTTTTTGGAACCGATCAATTTACACTAGCCAGTTCTTATTTCAATAAATCCTTATTAAAAAACCGCATCCTTATGTTACAGAAAAAGAAAAGTACCGCAAAATCATTAGTTAAACTCGCCTTCATTATTCCTGTCGTTTTAGGTAGTATCATTTTTACGGCTTGTACGCAGGATCCAGAAGTAACTGCTGAATCCACTGAAATAAATGAACAAGAAAAATCAGCGTTTATACCTAGGCTTTCAAAATTTGAATATGGTCAAAAGGATTTTTATCAAGGGCTGAGTGAAGATGATATTGCATTTTATAATTCAGATGTGTTTCCAAACAGTATTTTAAAAGATTCCACAAGAAAAACTAGTAAGGAAGAGATTTGGAATAAAATGCAATCGGATGATGGACAACGTTATCTTAAAATCTTATCAATAATTATGGACAACTCTAGAACGTTAGTCGTAGACGATCTAAATGAAAACTTTAATGTGACTTATATAACTGAATCACCTAAAATGGAACCAAGCTATATGACTGCTCCTTTTAGCTGGAATAGTGAGCAAATCCACTCTTATGTAGATGGTTATTTAAGTGGTGCATTTAAAGATCGAGTTTCTGAGTTAAGTGATAGTGAATATCAAAAAATGATATCACGTGTTGTTGAACTACACAATGAGATCAGTATTGAAGAAACCATAGAAATAGAAGAAATCAAAAATTCTGAATTTGGTGTTGAATCTATTGATACAGACGTCCCATTTGCCATAATAGACGAAGTGCCACATTTTGAACACTGTACCGGTACAGAAGCCGAGATTAAGAAATGTACACAAGACAAGATCACTCAATTTGTAAACAAAAACTTTAATACTGGTATTGCTAAGGATATGGCAGGTCGTCACAAAATATCCGTTCAATTTAAAATTGATCAAAATGGAAATGCAGTAGATATAAAGTCTAGAGCTAAAAGTCCAGAACTTCAAGAAGAAGCTGCTCGTGTCATCAATATGCTACCTCAAATGATTCCAGGAAAGCAAAATGGTCAACCAGTGAATGTTATTTATGCGTTACCTATAATTTTTCAAGTTCAAGAGTAACTGGTTTATAATCTCGCTTTCGCGAAAGCGGAACACAACAACCTAAAGCGGTTCTTTACTAATAAGAATCGCTTTTTTATTGCGCTGCTAAAATAATTAGCAATTTATTTATCTGTAAATCAGTATTTTAAATAATTTATTAAAAATAATTATTCCTTTTGCTGTAACAATTGAAAAGTAGAGTCGTCTATTAGATATAACCACAAAATATAAATATTATGAAAACGACTAAAGGATTTTTAAACGGAAACAACGCAACGAACAACAGAACTAGCAACCAGAATACATTTGCAGATTCTTGGAATTCTAAACGTAGACATAGATAATTCAAACCAAACTCTTAAAACCAAAAACATGAAAAATTCAAACAGAATTCTCAACCTCAACTCTGACTTCCCGATTCTCTCTAGAAATCGCTCTTTTGATGAAAATCTACCATTTGATGAAGATATGGAGGCTTCAAGATTGTTTTTCTTATGCTAAGAAAAAAAGTGTTTTTTAAATATCATTTATTTGAATTAGCCATCTTTAAATTTATTAGAAAACACTACCATATAATAACCACCAGAAACTGATTAATCCCTTTGCATTCACAAAGGGATTTTTCTTTTAATTAACGTTTTGTAACTTGTTAAGATTTAATTTTAAATTAAATAATTAAGCCATGATACGTTTTACTTTAATTATCTGTTTCTCATTAATACTAATCAGCTGTAAGAATGATTCAAAATCTATTGATAACCTAGCAGTGAATGATAGTTCTCCGATACTAGAATCAAATGATAAGAGCAATCAATCAAAGCCTGCCGTTCAAAACATACCGCTTATTGAAGACCAAAAAGACTATACCGTTACTACTGTAGTAAAAGATCTTACCAATCCTTGGGGAATGACATGGTTGCCAAATGGTGATGTGATTTATACCGAAAAAGCTGGTGAAATGTACAGGTTTGATGGTACTACTTCAAACGAAATATCTGGTGTTCCAGAGGTTTATTTAAGAGGACAAGGCGGTTTACTAGATGTAACGATACATCCTAATTATAAAGAGAATAATAAAATTTATATCTCCTATGCGAGTTCTGAAGGTGAAGGTTCTGGCGGTAATACCGCTATCGCCAGTGCTGTTTTGAAAAATGATGAACTTACTGATTTAAAAGTACTCTACAAGGCAACGCCCAATACGAGAAAAGGACAGCATTTTGGAAGTCGTTTTGCTTGGGACAGTGAAGGATATTTATATTTTTCTATTGGTGAGCGTGGTGAGCGAGATGTGAATCCGCAAGATTTAACTAGAGATGGTGGTAAAATTTACAGGATTCATGATGATGGACGTATCCCAGAGGACAATCCTTTCGTGGACGTAACCGGAGCAAAAACTGCTGCTTTTACTTATGGAAATAGAAATCCGCAAGGGATGACTGTTCATCCTAGGACTGGAGAAATAATTGCTCATGAGCATGGTCCACAAGGTGGAGACGAGATTAATTTTATAAAAGCCGGACGCAATTACGGCTGGCCAGTCATCAGCTATGGAGAAAATTATGGTGGTGGCGAGTTTGCAGAAAGCACTGCAAAAGAAGGAATGGAACAACCATTTTATTACTGGGTACCTAGTATTGCGCCTAGCGGTTTTGCGATTATTGATAATGAAGCATACAAAAACTGGAACGGCAATTATCTCGTAGGTTCTTTAAAGTTCCAATATTTAGAGATGCTTTACGTTAATGATAAAGGAGTATCCAAAAGAGAAAAATTAGTCGACGGATTAGGTCGTATGCGCAATGTAAAAATAGGTCCAGACGGAATGATTTATATAGGCGTGGAAGGAAAAGGAATCTTCAAAATTACGAGGTAGTAATCGGCTTATACGTTTGATACTAAAGTGAATATTTTTATCTCAATTTTCGAAATATAACAGTACGGAAGTGATAAAGCTTTAGGAGTACACCAGATTCTTTAATCTTTTGTGAAGTGTTTTCTTTATTTTTGGTTCAAAATAAGCCATTAGATGAATAAATTTTTTAAGTATATAGTTTTTGCATTACTCGCTGTAGTAACACCAACCAGTTGTTTTCAGGATAATGATGATGTTTTTGCTGGCAAAAGCGAGATCAATAATTTCGTTTATCGTGGCATGAACGCATTTTATTTATACAAGCCAGAAATTGATGTGCTAGATGATGATAGATTTGCAACTATTGGAGAATTAGAAGCTTTTCATGCGCAGTATGACTCACCAGAAGAGTTTTTTGAAACACTAGTTTTTGATAGAGCAAGAACAGATCGTTTTAGTGTCATATTTGATGATTATGTGGCTCTTGAAAATATTTTATCCGGAAATTCTTTAACTACTGGAATGGAATTCGGTACTGTTGCTGAAGCTGGTAGCGCTACTGATATTTATGGATACGTAAGATATGTTCAACCCAATACTAGTGCTGAAAGAGAAGGCGTTACTCGTGGTATGATCTTTAATACTATAGATGGCATTAGAATGACCAGAGAAAACGTTAGAACTTTACTTGCTCAAGACGTTTATACTATAGGTCTTGCAGATCTTAATAATGGGATGACTACTTCAAATGGAATAGAGATTACACTTTCTAAAGAAGTAAATCAAGAAGATCCTATACTAGTCACTAACGTGATAGATCAAGGAACTCAAAAAGTAGGCTATTTAATGTACACGGGATTCTTATCACAATTTGACGAGCAACTTAATGATGTTTTTGGTGATTTTAGAGCTCAAGGCGTGACGCATTTAGTACTTGACCTCAGGTATAACGGTGGTGGCTCGGTAAATACTGCGATTATTCTTGGAAGTTTAATTTCTGGAAATCCAGTTACCGATGTATATTCTACTGAGGAGTGGAACCCAGACATTCAAGCGCAGTTATCAGCAAATTCTCCTCAAGATTTAATTAATTTCTTTAAAAATCAAACCAACTCAGGAACCACTTTAAATAGCTTGAATCTTAGTAAAGTCCATGTGATTACTACAGGCAATACGGCGAGTGCTAGCGAGTTAGTGATAAACTCTTTAGAACCTTATATAGATGTGGTTCAAGTAGGTGATGATACTGCAGGGAAGTTTCAAGCAAGTGTAACCTTATATGACAGTCCAAATTTCAGAAGAAATGGCGCTAATCCAGCACATCGTTATGCGATGCAACCGCTAGTTCTTAAAAGCTTGAACTCCGTAGGAAATACAGATTATTTTGATGGTTTATTTCCAGATATTGTACAAGAAGAAGACTTTGAAAATTTAGGAATTCTAGGTGATGAAAATGAACCACTTTTAGCCAGATGTTTAGAAGATATAAGACTCAATGGTCGTGCTTCTAGATTTGAATCATCTCCTAGAACTTATGATGAGTTTATAGGTAGTAATGAGTTGCGCCCTTTTGGCAATGGGATGTGGAAAGAGATAAATTTGTGATTTTGATTGCCTTAAACACCATTTAACTCTGGAAATCATAATTTTAATTTAAAGCTGTAACTACTATTTAAAAATCATATACATTTGATGCGTTCTAAAGGAAAATAACTTTCTATCCTTTTGAAAATCAACATGATAAATATTTATTTTTTCCGTTTTAATATTTTGATAATAGTAGCATTGCTTTTTGCGTGTAGTACTGGTTTTGCGCAGCAATCAATTGAAAAACCCAGCTATTATTTTGGTAACAAAGGAGAAACTATTTCCAAAGAAGAGTTTGCTCAAAAAGCGATGTCGTTCGGTTATGATTATAAGTACAAAGAAATGGACACTGCTTTTGTGGGACGTCTTATATTAAAAAGAGAAAAAGGAACTCTAACTAAAGAGCAGCTTGTAGAGGTAAGAAAATACCTGAAAAAACTTACTGGCAAAAACATTAATACAAATTCGACTATTGTAATCAACTACTTTGTAGCTCCTAAAGATGGAGACAAAACTTGTGCAGACTCCTATGTAAATGATAGCGATTATGCTAAAAGATTGCAACAACTTGATTTAACTGAACAATTCTTTATAGCCGAAAAACGATACCAACTCGAAAAAAAGAATGTTTATCAAGAGAGCGCAGATTTCTTAAAGCATTATCTATTTGAAAATGCAAGAACTTGCGGTAATTACATGATTCTTAGACCAGATGGCTCCTTTTATTCTAAATATGGCGAATACGAGCAAGATAAAATCATATCTCTTATTGACGTAACTTGGGATATTAACAAGTAACAAAATGAATCTTAATCAAATCACACTTCCTGTTTTAGATCTTCATAAATCCATTTCATTTTATGAAACGCTAGGATTGAATTTGATTGTTCACACTCATGATGCTTACGCACGTTTTGAATTTCCTCATGGAGATGCTACTTTGAGTCTTTCTGTGGTAGACCAGTTACCTCAAGGAAATGGTATCAAAGTATTTTTTGAATGTGACGATCTTGATAAAAAAGTCAGCTATTTGAAAGCTCAAGAAATTAAGTTTGAGTCCGAATTAGAAGATCAACCTTGGTTGTGGCGAGAAGCTCATCTATTCGATCCAGACGGCAATCACTTAGTTCTTTATCGCGCAGGTGAAAATAGAAAGAATCCGCCGTGGAGGAAAAAGTAATCTCACATTGAAATTTCAAAATGGAATAATTATTGAAGTTTCTATGCCATGAAATTACTTTACTCCGTTTTATTTATTCTAGTCGGCTCCTTTGTTTATTCTCAAAATGAGACGTCATTGTCCACTGGTTATATGGTGGGAAACTGGAAACAAAGTCAGATCAATTTTATCGATGGTAAAAAAGTAACCACTTTTGTGAGAAGCAATTATAAGGAAGACGCAAATATGTTTCGTTTTTCTAGAAATTTCATCGTCACTTACATCCCTTATTATAAGTCTTCAAAACCCCTTAAACCGCGCGGCTGGTGCGGTAATGAATTAGGGAATCGTCAAAAACCCTATTACTACACTTATCATCCAAAAAAGAATCAATTGATTTACTCAAATGACGATCGTAGTGTTATAAATCAAATAGAGCTTATTGATAAGAATACTTTTATCATGTACATTGCCTCTAGTGATTGAATAAATTGTATTACTTATCTCGCTTTCGCGAAAGCGGAATAAAAATTTCAAACTCATTTAAAAGTAAATATTAGCCTTCTCTTCTTAGCACTTCTAATGGAGAACTGCTCAAAACCGTACGAATATTGCTTAGTCCTATCAATAATACCAAAAGTGTTATTCCAGGTAAAAAGATTAAAAACGGAATCCACGATGGTACAAATGGTTCTTGGAAAACAAATAGTGCGAGACCGAAGCTGCTCAATAAAGCTAAGGAAATACCAACTAAACTTCCCAGTAGCCCTAAAAACACATATTCTAAAGTGGCAATTTTTAAAATCTGAGTGTTCTTTGCGCCTAAGGTTCGTAGTAAGGTGCTTTCCTTAATACGCTGGTATTTACTAGTTCTTACAGAGCCTATTAAAACAATAATTCCTGTAAGAATGCTAAAAAAGGCCATAAAATTGATGATCCAAGAAACCTTATCTAAAACATCCTCTACAATAGTAAACACCTGTCGCAGGTCTATTATTGTAAGATTAGGTAATTTTGCTACTAAATCCCGCTGTACTTTTGCTGAAACTTCTTCATTAGGAACCGAGGTTGTAACGACATTAAATTGAGGCGCTTGCTCTAAAACGCCTTTAGGAAATACGATACTAAAATTAAGCTGAATTTGTCCCCAATCCACTTTACGGATGCTTCCCACGGTGGTTTCCATAAGTACTCCTTGCACATTAAAAACGATGGTGTCGCCTACAGTGACTTTAGCATCTTTGGCAAGATTATCTGAAATCGAAATCTTTACGAGGTCATCAGTCTTTGACTCTGGAATCCATTTTCCTTCTATAATTTCTTCTGAATCGATTAATGTATCACGATAAGTAGTCCTGAATTCGTGATTTAAAATCCAACCGCGAACTTCTCTAGTGGAATCCTGCTGGATCTCATTGATCAATCGATCTTTTAACTTATGCATGCGCATGGTCACCAGTGGTATATTATCAAGAATAGGCAGGTCATTACTATTAAGTTGCTTTTCTACTTCCTCACGTTGATCTGTTTGGACATCTAGAATGATCATACTGGCATTTTCTGTAGATTGCTCGATATCTGTTTTGGCTAATAGAATATCTTTAGTAAAATATAAAGTACTGATTAAAAAAGTTCCTAAACCGATTGCTACTACTAATACTACAGTCTGGTTATTTGGTCTAAATAGGTTTAAAAGACTTTGGCGCGAGGTAAAACCCCATCGCTTTGGGAAATAGGTCCTGATGAGTTTCATAAACCACAAAGCGGTTCCTGCCAAAATAAGAAAGGTGACCAGCGTGCCGCCAACAAAACTCAAAGCATAGAGCGCATCCTCAAGCAACCAGAAGGAGAATAAAAACAAAAATATCAGTATGCCTGCAAACACTATAAATCGTACTTTTTTAGGTCCTTGAGCGGCCTCTTCATTTACACGTAAAACTTCTAAAGGTGAAACATACCAAGTACCGATAAGAGGCAAAAGTGCAAATAATACAGACATAAACAATCCTAAAAACACTCCTATGAGTATAGGTTGTAGTGAGATACTTATCTCTACTGTAAATGGAAGAAACTCTTGCAAGATATAAGGGAACAAAACTTGAAGTCCGACGCCTATGAGAGATCCTATTAAACCGCCTATCATACCTATTCCAGCGATTTGAATAAGGAAAATAAGAAAACTTTGCTTTCTAGAAGCTCCCATACATTTTAATACTGCAATGGCTTTTAATTTTTCTTTGATATAAATATGAACCGAACTAGCAATACCTATACAACCTAAGAGCAAAGCAATAAATGCTGCCAGATATAAGAATTTGCCGACGTTCTCATATCGTCTTCCTAAACGTTCACTGGTACTAGTATGTGTATCTAAGTCTGAGTTTTCTGCATCCAGCATGGGATCTATTTTCTCCTCAAACTGACTTAAATTTAAAGTGTCCGCAGCTTTATAGAAGAATTGATATTCCTTACGACTTCCAAATTGTAAAAGCTCTGTGCTTTCCACAAACCTGTTAGGAATGATTACTGGTGGAGCTACAGAAGTAGAAATTGCCGTTGATCCAGGAATAGCCTTCAATGCTCCAGCTATAGGAAGAGTAAGTTTGCCAACTTTTATGGAATCACCTGGCTTGATATTGAACTGAAGCATTAAAGTGGCATCTACTAATGCTTCTCCATTATTTTGATACGTACTAGCCACTGATGCTGGCTCTGTATCAATAGTACCATAAAAAGGAAAATCTCCTTTCAAGGCACGTACTTTTACCAGTTTAGTACCTCCATTTTTAGGAAATGCTATCATAGATACAAAATTGACCTCAGAAGCATCTGGCTTAAGAGAATCAATAATGGCTTGCGCGCGTTCGGTAGGTTTTTGTTTGCTGTCTATAATGTAATCTGCACCCATTAAGGCTTTAGATTGAAGCTGTATATTGTCTTTGAGATTAGTACTGAATAATTGTATAGAAACTACAGCCGCAATTCCTAAAATGATCGAAGCCATAAATAAAAGCAGACGCACTTTACTCGCTTTGGCATCACGCCATGCCATCTTAAACAGCCATTTTGTATGTAGATTCATAAAAATAGGATAGTTCTTTACTGCACCTTGGTGCGTTCATTAGTTAAAATTTGACCACCTTTAAGACGTAATATTTGCTGCGTCCTACGGGCTAATTCTAAATCGTGCGAAATAATCACCAGCGTCGTTCCTGCCTCCTTATTCAATTCAAATAACAATTGGATGACTTTTTCTCCGGTTTCTTCATCAAGATTCCCTGTAGGCTCATCGGCAAATAAAATAGAAGGTGCATTTGCAAAAGCTCTCGCTAAAGCCACTCGCTGTTGTTCACCACCGGAGAGCTGAGTAGGATAATGGTCTGCACGTTCACCTAGACCTACTTTCTCTAGTAAAGTAATACTCTTTTGAGTAGCTGATTGATCTCCTTGCAACTCTAAGGGAACGCTCACGTTTTCTAAAGCAGTAAGAGTTGGCAACAATTGAAAATTTTGAAAAATAAAACCTACTTCTTTATTTCTTAGTTGGGCTTTTTGATCTTGATCCAAAAGACTTAAATCTTGACCACATAACTCTACGCTTCCAGTATTGGGATCATCGAGTCCTGCACACAAGCCTAAGAGAGTAGTTTTTCCACTTCCCGAAGGTCCAACAATAGAAAAGCTCTGACCTTTCTCTACTTCAAAGGAAATATCTTGTAGGACTGTTAATTCTTTTTGACCACTAGAATAAGTCTTTCCCAACCCAGTAATCTTCAATATCTTTGACATATATGCTTAATTAAAACGACAATAACTTTAGAAGCTCAAAATAAACAATTGAATCTGATCCTACCCAATCTCGATATGCAGAAACTCTTAAGACTTTGTTATATTCTTCCTCTACTCTTTATATTAAGTTGTGGAAGCGATAAAAAAGAAAATATTACCTCAGGAAATATAGACACCGAACCAACGGAAGAATCCCAAATCACTGAAACATCAGACAATGGTTCGGGCACCATTTTATTTTTTGGCGATAGTATTACTGCCGGCTATGGACTAGACGATAGTGCAAATGCTTTCCCTGGTTTAATTCAAGAAAAGATAGATTCTCTAAATTTAAATTACAC is drawn from Nonlabens dokdonensis DSW-6 and contains these coding sequences:
- a CDS encoding DUF3137 domain-containing protein — encoded protein: MEHQLFQLLETKATQLEKKRIKLKRFYGLYKITILPLNFLLQIATVAVIVVGIFFPPFWLWLILLFAIYIGLSFVPHPKESYHDYVKEDVLPQIFKEVHPNYEYHPFGINNEALSNSGFFNKSFFKNNVFIHGEDRVTGTVDNVAVDFTEVAFYRKDINWLKSFGAFILAILLFPIAIIHGLFNQEDGVEPIVEFGFVRDTIKYYRGLFLYADFHKSFDGDVILIPKKLESNWEKFSDSVFGSTYSKMEVEDHTISSTYSVYTTNAQMGYYVLSPSLINSIVQIIDNEKVHPMISFRSGKMYMTIPWDRDYFSVDINKPVNGAAYFTNYIEDIKSFEKIIKHLKLDVRIWSKS
- a CDS encoding LemA family protein, whose product is MSKSTALIIIIVFLIVTSPFCFIGIPVLLIVYNGMVRQKNRVDMSYSGIDVVLKKRYDLIPNLVESVKEYMNHEKEVFESITSLRSKIPNATSKEERFEMENQMSQLLGGINVSMENYPDLKSNENMIQLQRTLTEMEEQISGARRAYNSNVLALNDKIVSIPTNVIAAYLEYKPAIYFEASESEKSNPNVSSLFK
- a CDS encoding BlaI/MecI/CopY family transcriptional regulator — its product is MKTLTTAEEDIMQHLWVLKEANVAQIIEQMPEPKPAYNTVSTIIRILENKEFVDYRKEGRGHIYFPKVSKSAYSKATANKLASNYFKGSYKSMVSFFMQQEDLSVKDLEEILNEINKKKS
- a CDS encoding M56 family metallopeptidase — encoded protein: MIQHLIHSSVLAFLFYSVYHLFLRKETFFQWNRAYLLAIPLLSIVIPFISAPFSIELAPLNETVIAPVSLEMSETLVITDNATTAPIEKPIDYLMIAFLIYGIGVFISLLLFLYKISTIKEIIRKGTTQFTNGLLITKTNQKLTAFSFFNNIVIDENINPEKTEEIIAHERIHIKQLHSYDLVAYEICKIIFWFHPIPYIAQRELKLVHEYIVDQFFLKNQESNTYQESLLKAVFGTDQFTLASSYFNKSLLKNRILMLQKKKSTAKSLVKLAFIIPVVLGSIIFTACTQDPEVTAESTEINEQEKSAFIPRLSKFEYGQKDFYQGLSEDDIAFYNSDVFPNSILKDSTRKTSKEEIWNKMQSDDGQRYLKILSIIMDNSRTLVVDDLNENFNVTYITESPKMEPSYMTAPFSWNSEQIHSYVDGYLSGAFKDRVSELSDSEYQKMISRVVELHNEISIEETIEIEEIKNSEFGVESIDTDVPFAIIDEVPHFEHCTGTEAEIKKCTQDKITQFVNKNFNTGIAKDMAGRHKISVQFKIDQNGNAVDIKSRAKSPELQEEAARVINMLPQMIPGKQNGQPVNVIYALPIIFQVQE
- a CDS encoding PQQ-dependent sugar dehydrogenase; protein product: MIRFTLIICFSLILISCKNDSKSIDNLAVNDSSPILESNDKSNQSKPAVQNIPLIEDQKDYTVTTVVKDLTNPWGMTWLPNGDVIYTEKAGEMYRFDGTTSNEISGVPEVYLRGQGGLLDVTIHPNYKENNKIYISYASSEGEGSGGNTAIASAVLKNDELTDLKVLYKATPNTRKGQHFGSRFAWDSEGYLYFSIGERGERDVNPQDLTRDGGKIYRIHDDGRIPEDNPFVDVTGAKTAAFTYGNRNPQGMTVHPRTGEIIAHEHGPQGGDEINFIKAGRNYGWPVISYGENYGGGEFAESTAKEGMEQPFYYWVPSIAPSGFAIIDNEAYKNWNGNYLVGSLKFQYLEMLYVNDKGVSKREKLVDGLGRMRNVKIGPDGMIYIGVEGKGIFKITR
- a CDS encoding S41 family peptidase, which gives rise to MNKFFKYIVFALLAVVTPTSCFQDNDDVFAGKSEINNFVYRGMNAFYLYKPEIDVLDDDRFATIGELEAFHAQYDSPEEFFETLVFDRARTDRFSVIFDDYVALENILSGNSLTTGMEFGTVAEAGSATDIYGYVRYVQPNTSAEREGVTRGMIFNTIDGIRMTRENVRTLLAQDVYTIGLADLNNGMTTSNGIEITLSKEVNQEDPILVTNVIDQGTQKVGYLMYTGFLSQFDEQLNDVFGDFRAQGVTHLVLDLRYNGGGSVNTAIILGSLISGNPVTDVYSTEEWNPDIQAQLSANSPQDLINFFKNQTNSGTTLNSLNLSKVHVITTGNTASASELVINSLEPYIDVVQVGDDTAGKFQASVTLYDSPNFRRNGANPAHRYAMQPLVLKSLNSVGNTDYFDGLFPDIVQEEDFENLGILGDENEPLLARCLEDIRLNGRASRFESSPRTYDEFIGSNELRPFGNGMWKEINL
- a CDS encoding VOC family protein, with the translated sequence MNLNQITLPVLDLHKSISFYETLGLNLIVHTHDAYARFEFPHGDATLSLSVVDQLPQGNGIKVFFECDDLDKKVSYLKAQEIKFESELEDQPWLWREAHLFDPDGNHLVLYRAGENRKNPPWRKK
- a CDS encoding ABC transporter permease; translated protein: MAWRDAKASKVRLLLFMASIILGIAAVVSIQLFSTNLKDNIQLQSKALMGADYIIDSKQKPTERAQAIIDSLKPDASEVNFVSMIAFPKNGGTKLVKVRALKGDFPFYGTIDTEPASVASTYQNNGEALVDATLMLQFNIKPGDSIKVGKLTLPIAGALKAIPGSTAISTSVAPPVIIPNRFVESTELLQFGSRKEYQFFYKAADTLNLSQFEEKIDPMLDAENSDLDTHTSTSERLGRRYENVGKFLYLAAFIALLLGCIGIASSVHIYIKEKLKAIAVLKCMGASRKQSFLIFLIQIAGIGMIGGLIGSLIGVGLQVLFPYILQEFLPFTVEISISLQPILIGVFLGLFMSVLFALLPLIGTWYVSPLEVLRVNEEAAQGPKKVRFIVFAGILIFLFLFSFWLLEDALYALSFVGGTLVTFLILAGTALWFMKLIRTYFPKRWGFTSRQSLLNLFRPNNQTVVLVVAIGLGTFLISTLYFTKDILLAKTDIEQSTENASMIILDVQTDQREEVEKQLNSNDLPILDNIPLVTMRMHKLKDRLINEIQQDSTREVRGWILNHEFRTTYRDTLIDSEEIIEGKWIPESKTDDLVKISISDNLAKDAKVTVGDTIVFNVQGVLMETTVGSIRKVDWGQIQLNFSIVFPKGVLEQAPQFNVVTTSVPNEEVSAKVQRDLVAKLPNLTIIDLRQVFTIVEDVLDKVSWIINFMAFFSILTGIIVLIGSVRTSKYQRIKESTLLRTLGAKNTQILKIATLEYVFLGLLGSLVGISLALLSSFGLALFVFQEPFVPSWIPFLIFLPGITLLVLLIGLSNIRTVLSSSPLEVLRREG